The proteins below are encoded in one region of Misgurnus anguillicaudatus chromosome 24, ASM2758022v2, whole genome shotgun sequence:
- the phykpl gene encoding 5-phosphohydroxy-L-lysine phospho-lyase produces MALEVFRKDETLEMRRKLIGESCRLFFSHDPVKIVRARGQYLYDERGMQYLDCISNVQHVGHCHPSITEAAAAQMDLLNSNTRFLHDNIVLYAQRLAATLPKKLSVFYFVNSGSEANDLALRLARQYTQHEDVIVLDHAYHGHLTSLIDISPYKFRKLEGQKEFVHVAPLPDTYQGMYREDHPNPGEAYADSLKSLIEEVHKKGRKISAFFAESLPSVGGQIVFPDGYCKRVAEYVHEAGGVYVADEIQTGFGRVGSHFWAFQLQDFCPDIVTMGKPMGNGHPVACVATTEEIARAFTDNGVEYFNTFGGNPVSCAIGLAVLDVIEKEDLRGNALRVGGHLKHLLSQLQTKHSIIGDVRGVGLFIGMELVKDRCSRKPATEEAAQLVRRLKEERIVMSTDGPWDSVIKFKPPMCFSIEDAERVAMCIDQILKELENTTKEEKVEV; encoded by the exons ATGGCTCTCGAAGTTTTCCGCAAAGATGAGACTCTGGAAATGCGCAGAAAGTTGATTGG GGAGTCCTGCAGACTGTTTTTCTCTCACGATCCCGTAAAAATTGTACGAGCACGGGGTCAGTATTTATATGATGAACGAGGCATGCAGTACCTGGACTGCATTAGTAATGTCCAACATG TGGGACACTGTCATCCTAGCATCACTGAGGCTGCTGCTGCTCAAATGGATCTTCTTAATTCAAACACTAGATTTCTCCATGATAACATAGTGCTATATGCACAACGACTGGCAGCCACTCTGCCAAAAAAGCTTAgtgtcttttattttgtcaaCTCAGG TTCAGAGGCAAATGATCTTGCCTTGCGACTTGCCCGCCAGTATACCCAACATGAGGACGTCATAGTGCTGGATCA TGCATATCATGGACATCTCACCTCACTCATTGACATCAGTCCATACAAGTTTAGAAAGTTGGAGGGACAAAAAGAGTTTGTTCATGTG GCACCTCTTCCTGATACTTACCAAGGTATGTACCGGGAGGACCATCCCAACCCAGGAGAGGCTTATGCAGACTCATTGAAAAGTCTTATTGAAGAGGTGCATAAGAAAGGCCGGAAG ATTTCGGCTTTTTTTGCTGAGTCTTTACCTAGTGTTGGTGGCCAGATAGTTTTTCCAGATGGTTATTGTAAAAGAGTAGCAGA ATATGTTCATGAGGCGGGGGGAGTTTACGTTGCAGATGAGATTCAGACAGGCTTTGGTCGTGTTGGGAGTCATTTTTGGGCTTTTCAGCTTCAAGACTTTTGCCCTGACATTGTCACTATGGGCAAACCAATGGGCAATGGTCATCCAGTTGCTTGTGTGGCCACTACAGAGGAAATAGCTCGTGCCTTCACAGACAATGGTGTGGAGTACTTCAACACA TTTGGTGGTAACCCAGTGTCCTGTGCCATCGGTTTGGCAGTTTTAGATGTAATAGAAAAAGAGGACCTGAGAGGAAATGCACTACGTGTTGGAGGTCACTTGAAACATCTGCTTAGTCAACTTCAAACTAAACATTCAATCATCGGAGATGTGCG TGGAGTAGGACTGTTTATTGGTATGGAACTAGTTAAAGACAGATGTTCCCGAAAACCAGCAACAGAAGAAGCGGCACAGCTTGTTAGAAG GCTCAAAGAGGAGCGTATAGTTATGAGCACTGATGGACCATGGGACAGTGTCATCAAATTCAAACCTCCCATGTGCTTCAGTATAGAGGATGCAGAGAGAGTCGCTATGTGCATTGACCAAATTCTGAAAG AACTGGAGAATACCACCAAAGAAGAAAAAGTTGAGGTTTAa